The following are encoded in a window of Miltoncostaea marina genomic DNA:
- a CDS encoding isocitrate/isopropylmalate family dehydrogenase: MEQRTLVVMEGDQTGQELLEEALRVLDPDITGLPIAFERYDLSLEHRRRTRNQVVFDAAEATLRHGFGLKAATITPEGAGDVGSPNALLREAIGGKVIIRTGRRLSGVRPLGGIHAPISVVRMAVDDAYNAREYREDDGDDELAWRVERISRRTCRAVAEFSFQQARRMHATVFGGPKWTVSPVYEGMLKEELDAAAERHPDVRYRPILIDALYAALVSHSGDALVVPALNRDGDCLSDMVLQLFGSIAGAESQLLAFGDDFRASAVMAEAPHGTAPTLQGKNVANPLAMILAGASVLPYMGDGQAPVASRAIYESALEAIGDGVRTADLGGGAAMDEFTDEVIKRVRTKLDVWSALGESTLRY, from the coding sequence ATGGAACAGCGGACGTTGGTCGTCATGGAGGGGGACCAGACCGGCCAGGAGCTCCTCGAGGAGGCCCTGCGGGTCCTCGATCCGGACATCACCGGCCTGCCGATCGCGTTCGAGCGCTACGACCTGTCGCTGGAGCACCGCCGGCGCACGCGCAACCAGGTGGTCTTCGACGCCGCCGAGGCCACCCTGCGTCACGGCTTCGGTCTGAAGGCGGCGACCATCACCCCCGAGGGCGCCGGCGACGTCGGCAGCCCCAACGCGCTGCTGCGGGAGGCGATCGGCGGCAAGGTGATCATCCGGACCGGCCGGCGCCTGTCGGGGGTGCGGCCGCTCGGCGGCATCCACGCCCCCATCTCCGTGGTGCGCATGGCGGTCGACGACGCCTACAACGCGCGCGAGTACCGCGAGGACGACGGCGACGATGAGCTCGCCTGGCGGGTGGAGCGCATCTCCCGCCGCACGTGCCGCGCGGTCGCGGAGTTCTCGTTCCAGCAGGCGCGGCGGATGCACGCCACGGTCTTCGGCGGGCCCAAGTGGACGGTCTCCCCGGTGTACGAGGGGATGCTCAAGGAGGAGCTCGACGCGGCCGCCGAGCGCCACCCCGACGTGCGCTACCGGCCGATCCTGATCGACGCCCTCTACGCCGCGCTCGTGAGCCACTCGGGCGACGCGCTGGTGGTGCCGGCGCTCAACCGCGACGGCGACTGCCTGTCGGACATGGTGCTGCAGCTGTTCGGGTCGATCGCCGGGGCCGAGTCGCAGCTGCTGGCGTTCGGCGACGACTTCCGCGCGTCGGCGGTCATGGCCGAGGCCCCGCACGGCACGGCGCCGACGCTCCAGGGCAAGAACGTCGCCAACCCGCTCGCCATGATCCTGGCCGGCGCCTCCGTGCTGCCCTACATGGGCGACGGCCAGGCCCCCGTGGCCTCGCGGGCGATCTACGAGAGCGCGCTCGAGGCGATCGGCGACGGCGTGCGCACGGCCGACCTCGGGGGCGGCGCGGCGATGGACGAGTTCACCGACGAGGTCATCAAGCGCGTGCGCACGAAGCTCGACGTGTGGTCGGCGCTCGGGGAGAGCACCCTCCGCTACTAG
- a CDS encoding prenyltransferase, with protein sequence MDGARRALLGLWLEIRVIPVLQWSFTAITLGTALAWRDGGGVSVPGYLVAVAVGVLLQGLVAHSVNEIVDWRSGTDRDPAPRVISGGSKVIASGLLGPRALAGVAWAAGLSTAALGALAAVAWGWPLALYGVAGLAGAVLYTLPPVRAAYRPYLGETIAFACVWACVTGAYVVQRGEIGGAPAAAGLVYAASCVAMLMMHHYLDRGPDSRADPPKRTTIVVLGPGGRRYAVLWAAAALAGALALTAAVDAAFALAAAGFAVALVLHRAVDPDDPASVTRAELGVILTGMAGGLAAAVALAPGLAWALVPVVVLVPLELAVAGAAHRDLMAARAPAPAAGRRP encoded by the coding sequence ATGGACGGCGCACGGCGGGCGCTGCTGGGCCTCTGGCTGGAGATCCGGGTCATCCCCGTGCTCCAGTGGTCGTTCACCGCGATCACGCTCGGCACCGCGCTGGCCTGGCGCGACGGCGGCGGCGTGTCGGTGCCGGGCTACCTGGTGGCGGTCGCGGTCGGCGTGCTGCTGCAGGGGCTCGTGGCCCACTCGGTCAACGAGATCGTCGACTGGCGCTCGGGCACCGACCGCGACCCCGCCCCGCGGGTGATCAGCGGCGGCAGCAAGGTGATCGCCTCGGGCCTGCTCGGGCCCCGGGCCCTGGCGGGCGTGGCCTGGGCCGCGGGCCTGTCCACCGCGGCGCTCGGCGCCCTCGCCGCCGTGGCGTGGGGCTGGCCGCTCGCGCTCTACGGCGTCGCCGGGCTGGCGGGGGCGGTGCTCTACACGCTGCCCCCGGTGCGGGCGGCCTACCGGCCATACCTCGGCGAGACGATCGCCTTCGCCTGCGTCTGGGCCTGCGTGACCGGGGCCTACGTCGTGCAGCGCGGCGAGATCGGGGGCGCGCCCGCCGCCGCGGGGCTCGTCTACGCCGCCTCGTGCGTCGCGATGCTGATGATGCACCACTACCTCGACCGCGGGCCGGACAGCCGCGCGGACCCCCCGAAGCGCACCACGATCGTGGTGCTGGGCCCGGGCGGGCGGCGTTACGCGGTGCTCTGGGCGGCGGCCGCCCTGGCCGGCGCCCTCGCGCTGACGGCGGCCGTCGACGCCGCCTTCGCCCTCGCCGCCGCCGGCTTCGCGGTGGCCCTCGTCCTGCACCGCGCCGTCGACCCGGACGATCCGGCGTCGGTCACCCGCGCGGAGCTCGGCGTGATCCTCACCGGCATGGCGGGCGGCCTGGCCGCGGCGGTCGCGCTCGCCCCCGGCCTGGCCTGGGCGCTCGTGCCGGTGGTGGTGCTGGTGCCGCTCGAGCTCGCGGTGGCCGGCGCGGCGCACCGCGACCTGATGGCCGCGCGGGCGCCCGCCCCCGCCGCGGGGCGGCGCCCCTGA
- a CDS encoding DUF1802 family protein produces MPEHALKEWAVAVAALAAGDQVLIVRKGGIGEKRFELPHPRFYLFPTYAHQRPELVKPAARERFGDPLAQREDPERLPLAVYAELVGAHPIADPDALAAIDHLHVLTPDYASERLRWRRKHPLWAAILRVWRVPEPPVLAVGPEHGGCVSWVELPAEIGAPTGRVPALDDEAFARAAADVEAALAAAGVTG; encoded by the coding sequence ATGCCCGAACACGCGCTGAAGGAATGGGCCGTCGCCGTCGCGGCGCTCGCGGCCGGCGACCAGGTCCTCATCGTCCGCAAGGGCGGCATCGGGGAGAAGCGGTTCGAGCTCCCCCATCCGCGCTTCTACCTCTTCCCCACCTACGCCCACCAGCGGCCCGAGCTGGTCAAGCCGGCCGCGCGGGAGCGCTTCGGCGACCCGCTGGCCCAACGGGAGGACCCCGAGCGGCTGCCGCTGGCGGTCTACGCCGAGCTGGTCGGCGCCCACCCGATCGCCGACCCCGACGCGCTGGCGGCCATCGACCACCTGCACGTGCTGACCCCCGACTACGCGTCGGAGCGCCTGCGCTGGCGCCGCAAGCACCCGCTGTGGGCGGCGATCCTGCGCGTGTGGCGCGTGCCGGAGCCGCCGGTGCTGGCCGTGGGCCCCGAGCACGGCGGCTGCGTGAGCTGGGTGGAGCTGCCGGCGGAGATCGGCGCGCCGACGGGCCGGGTGCCGGCGCTCGACGACGAGGCCTTCGCCCGCGCCGCCGCGGACGTCGAGGCCGCGCTCGCCGCCGCCGGGGTGACCGGCTAG
- a CDS encoding NUDIX hydrolase produces MTPAPAPHHDPLPGAAELAALLEARLRGRSVAELPGPGRRAAVLIVLYDIDDAPHLMLTKRSDDLPSHPGQISLPGGVIDPGDRSGRDAALRETEEEVGLPRSALRVLGELDDVHTMTSGFIIRPFVALLERPARAVPSDAEVARIIDAPLADLLRADAALPAEPAPLALRYPLAGEDVWGATARVLRILVRVTREALSAGRAPTASAAAADPGR; encoded by the coding sequence GTGACCCCCGCCCCGGCGCCGCACCACGATCCGTTGCCCGGCGCCGCCGAGCTGGCGGCGCTGCTCGAGGCCCGCCTGCGCGGCCGGTCGGTGGCCGAGCTGCCGGGGCCGGGCCGCCGCGCCGCCGTGCTGATCGTGCTCTACGACATCGACGATGCGCCGCACCTCATGCTCACCAAGCGCAGCGACGATCTGCCCTCCCACCCCGGCCAGATCTCGCTGCCCGGCGGGGTGATCGACCCCGGCGACCGCTCCGGCCGCGACGCCGCGCTGCGCGAGACGGAGGAGGAGGTCGGCCTGCCGCGCAGCGCCCTGCGCGTGCTGGGCGAGCTGGACGACGTCCACACGATGACCTCCGGCTTCATCATCCGGCCGTTCGTGGCCCTGCTCGAGCGCCCGGCGCGGGCGGTGCCGAGCGACGCCGAGGTGGCCCGGATCATCGACGCCCCGCTCGCCGACCTGCTGCGCGCCGACGCGGCGCTGCCGGCCGAGCCGGCGCCGCTCGCGCTGCGCTACCCGCTGGCGGGCGAGGACGTGTGGGGCGCGACCGCGCGGGTGCTGCGGATCCTGGTCCGCGTCACCCGGGAGGCGCTCAGCGCGGGCCGGGCTCCGACAGCGAGCGCCGCGGCGGCAGATCCGGGTCGGTGA
- a CDS encoding (2Fe-2S) ferredoxin domain-containing protein — protein sequence MRAHVLVCRGPDCRSRGAQDVYTAMATELHAAGASDEEVVQTQSGCVGPLCGSGPVVCCYPSGAWYAGVTPEDVAEIVSEDVEGGRIVERLAARRVKGAA from the coding sequence GTGCGCGCGCACGTCCTCGTGTGCCGCGGCCCGGACTGCCGCTCGCGCGGGGCCCAGGACGTCTACACCGCGATGGCGACCGAGCTCCACGCCGCCGGCGCCTCCGACGAGGAGGTGGTGCAGACCCAGTCGGGCTGCGTCGGCCCCCTCTGCGGCAGCGGGCCCGTCGTCTGCTGCTACCCGAGCGGCGCCTGGTACGCCGGCGTGACCCCGGAGGACGTGGCCGAGATCGTGTCCGAGGACGTCGAGGGCGGGCGGATCGTGGAGCGCCTCGCCGCCCGCCGGGTGAAGGGAGCCGCATGA